A region of Channa argus isolate prfri chromosome 8, Channa argus male v1.0, whole genome shotgun sequence DNA encodes the following proteins:
- the tbc1d7 gene encoding TBC1 domain family member 7, with the protein MADDPQRNFRSAYYEKVGFRGVEEKKSLEILLKDNPLDLEKLSTFSQRFPLPSMYRIHVWKVLLGILPPHSDSHALVGGYRKEQYQDILVALEVMRYINSSTPSTHIHLRMFQLESQVLPRCSETLPPDDMDEEFLAISRAMEEIAEDPVDCYWLIKCFVNQFHAKFGDSIPHLPKSLEHYLSQEEPRLLNHLKITGALSQLPYSLWFRCCFAGCLPECSLQRVWDKVISGSCKILVFVALEILLSYKIVLMAINRAEGVGKFLCNIPQENTDAIVTKAIDLWHKYCGTPMHTV; encoded by the exons ATGGCTGACGACCCTCAGAGAAATTTTCGCTCTGCGTACTATGAGAAAGTGGGCTTCAGAGGAGTGGAGGAGAAGAAATCCCTGGAAATTCTGCTCAAGGACAATCCTCTGG ATCTAGAAAAGCTGAGCACCTTCAGTCAGAGGTTCCCCCTCCCCTCCATGTATAGGATCCATGTGTGGAAGGTACTGTTAG GCATCCTACCTCCCCACAGTGACTCTCATGCTCTGGTTGGAGGTTACAGGAAAGAGCAGTACCAGGATATCCTGGTGGCTTTGGAGGTGATGAGATACATcaactcttccacaccttccaCCCACATCCACTTGCGCATGTTCCAGCTGGAGAGCCAGGTGCTCCCTCGGTGTTCTGAGACCTTACCACCG GATGACATGGATGAGGAGTTCCTCGCCATCAGTCGAGCCATGGAGGAGATTGCAGAGGATCCTGTCGACTGCTACTGGCTGATCAAGTGTTTTGTCAATCAGTTCCACGCGAAGTTTGGAGACTCAATACCTCATCTT CCAAAGAGCCTGGAGCATTATCTGAGTCAGGAGGAACCTCGGCTGCTGAACCACTTGAAGATCACTGGAGCTCTGTCCCAGCTGCCCTACAGCCTGTGGTTTAGATGCTGCTTCGCTGGCTGCCTGCCTGAGTGCAGCTTGCAGAG GGTGTGGGACAAGGTGATAAGTGGCTCCTGTAAGATTCTCGTGTTTGTTGCCCTGGAGATTCTCCTCAGCTACAAGATTGTGTTAATGGCCATCAACCGGGCTGAAGGCGTGGGCAAGTTCCTGTGCAAT ATACCGCAGGAAAACACGGACGCCATTGTGACTAAAGCTATCGACTTGTGGCATAAATACTGTGGCACCCCGATGCACACAGTTTAG